A region from the Alkalidesulfovibrio alkalitolerans DSM 16529 genome encodes:
- a CDS encoding DnaA ATPase domain-containing protein, with protein MERTFSDLELKRWFDPLGLDFAKEDKRLLVVFPHAFFSTWFAQNIQGRFEEQLGAYLGPGYVISYATGNNSTHQGRALPLLDNTSKSIDFPFGSQFTFESFLVNQKNYFPLASAKEVAKQQSIIFNPFIICGENGSGKTHLLRGIANEISKNLDANRIYLGTIEDVNNVYQVRHAGDVFKAREHFTSFDVLCIDDFQQIQKNPSLQQELVLLFNSFYDNRKQMVFACSDKLTSYDFLHPTLKSRLEWGLIVNLKSPDLDIRVQYIRNQCRQKKISLDKEQILTLGQRFHDFRYLQGILLKIFAFKELVNKDIGQKDFELILSHTEDAPRPALTADMVIETVADHFNIDPKEIKGSKRHHEIVRARQMAMFLCREMLGSSFPALGRIFGGKDHSTALYAVNKIKKMQKVSKDMKQLLITLKQKCLTKDRT; from the coding sequence TTGGAGCGGACTTTTTCCGACCTGGAGCTCAAGCGCTGGTTCGATCCGCTTGGCCTAGATTTCGCCAAGGAGGATAAACGGCTGCTGGTGGTCTTTCCCCACGCCTTCTTCTCCACCTGGTTCGCCCAGAACATTCAGGGCCGCTTCGAGGAGCAACTCGGCGCATATCTCGGCCCCGGCTACGTCATTTCCTACGCCACGGGCAACAACAGCACCCACCAGGGCCGCGCCCTTCCTCTCCTTGATAACACATCAAAATCAATAGATTTTCCTTTCGGAAGCCAGTTCACTTTCGAATCCTTCCTGGTCAACCAGAAGAATTATTTCCCCCTGGCCTCGGCCAAGGAAGTGGCCAAACAGCAGTCGATAATCTTCAACCCCTTCATCATCTGCGGCGAGAACGGCTCAGGAAAGACCCACCTCCTACGGGGCATCGCCAACGAGATCAGCAAGAATCTCGACGCGAACCGCATCTATCTCGGGACTATAGAAGACGTGAACAACGTCTATCAGGTCCGTCACGCGGGCGATGTCTTCAAGGCCCGCGAGCACTTCACCTCCTTCGACGTGCTGTGCATCGACGACTTCCAGCAAATCCAAAAAAATCCCTCGCTGCAGCAGGAACTCGTCCTGCTCTTCAATTCCTTCTACGACAACCGCAAACAGATGGTTTTCGCCTGCTCGGACAAGCTGACGTCCTACGATTTCCTGCATCCGACGCTGAAATCCCGACTCGAATGGGGGCTCATCGTCAACCTCAAGTCGCCGGATCTCGACATCCGCGTGCAATACATCCGCAACCAATGCCGCCAGAAGAAGATCAGCTTGGACAAGGAACAGATCCTCACCCTTGGCCAAAGGTTTCACGACTTCCGCTATCTACAGGGAATCCTCCTCAAGATCTTCGCTTTCAAGGAACTGGTCAATAAGGACATCGGGCAGAAAGACTTCGAACTCATTCTCTCCCACACCGAGGACGCGCCGCGCCCGGCCCTGACCGCTGACATGGTCATCGAGACCGTGGCCGACCACTTCAACATCGACCCCAAGGAAATCAAGGGCTCCAAGCGCCACCACGAAATAGTCAGGGCGCGGCAGATGGCCATGTTCCTGTGCCGGGAGATGCTCGGCTCGTCCTTCCCGGCCCTGGGCCGCATCTTCGGCGGCAAAGACCACTCAACAGCCTTGTATGCCGTCAATAAAATCAAAAAAATGCAAAAGGTTAGCAAAGATATGAAACAACTGTTGATAACTTTGAAACAAAAGTGCCTAACCAAGGACCGGACATGA
- a CDS encoding homocysteine biosynthesis protein: MGGAAKASKTISQINERIRKGKAVVLNASEMVEAVKSMGKAKAAREVDVVTTGTFSPMCSSGMLFNIGQEPPLIKVQKMRLNNVPCHAGLAAVDAYLGVTELRKDDPLNKIHPGRFKYGGGHVIEDLVRGRAVSLWCESYGTDCYPKLKLEKEITLADLPYAQLFNPRNCYQSYNVAVNMTSRTIYTYMGPLKPNLKNANFATAGELSPLFNDPFFRTIGLGTKIFLGGGEGYVLGSGTQHNPRPKRSERGLPLHPAGTLMVRGDLKQMQARWLRGVSFLGYGSSLAVGVGIPIPVLDEDMAFFTGVCDADITMPVVDYGHDYPNGVKRVLAQPSYAELMSGEIRVNGESVATTPLTSRVMSLEIADALKERIQSGAFLLTEPQERIASV, from the coding sequence ATGGGTGGAGCCGCAAAGGCCTCCAAGACTATTTCTCAGATCAACGAGCGCATCCGCAAGGGCAAGGCGGTCGTTCTCAACGCCTCGGAGATGGTCGAGGCGGTCAAGAGCATGGGTAAGGCCAAGGCCGCTCGTGAAGTGGATGTGGTGACCACAGGCACGTTCTCGCCCATGTGCTCGTCGGGCATGCTTTTCAACATCGGACAGGAGCCGCCTCTCATCAAGGTCCAGAAGATGCGGCTGAACAACGTGCCGTGCCACGCGGGCCTGGCCGCCGTGGACGCCTATCTGGGCGTGACCGAGCTCAGGAAGGACGATCCTCTGAACAAGATTCACCCCGGCCGCTTCAAGTACGGCGGCGGTCACGTCATAGAGGATCTGGTGCGTGGCCGCGCGGTTTCGCTGTGGTGCGAATCCTACGGCACGGACTGCTACCCCAAGCTCAAGCTGGAGAAGGAGATAACCCTGGCGGATCTCCCCTATGCGCAGCTTTTCAACCCGCGCAACTGCTACCAGAGCTACAACGTGGCCGTGAACATGACCTCTCGGACCATCTACACCTACATGGGGCCGCTCAAACCCAACCTGAAAAACGCCAACTTCGCTACAGCAGGCGAACTCTCGCCGCTCTTCAATGATCCTTTCTTCCGCACAATAGGGCTTGGCACCAAGATATTCCTGGGCGGCGGCGAGGGTTACGTGCTGGGCTCGGGCACGCAGCACAACCCGCGTCCCAAACGCAGCGAGCGCGGTCTACCCCTGCACCCGGCCGGGACCCTCATGGTGCGCGGCGACCTGAAGCAGATGCAGGCGCGCTGGCTGCGCGGCGTGAGCTTCCTTGGCTACGGCAGCTCGCTGGCCGTGGGGGTGGGTATCCCCATTCCCGTCCTGGACGAGGACATGGCCTTCTTCACGGGTGTTTGCGATGCCGACATCACCATGCCCGTGGTCGATTACGGCCACGATTACCCCAACGGCGTGAAACGGGTGCTGGCCCAGCCGAGCTACGCGGAACTCATGTCCGGCGAGATCAGGGTCAACGGCGAGTCCGTGGCCACCACGCCGCTCACCAGCCGGGTCATGTCCCTGGAGATCGCGGACGCGCTCAAGGAGCGCATCCAAAGCGGCGCCTTCCTGCTCACCGAACCCCAGGAGCGCATCGCCTCGGTGTGA
- a CDS encoding DUF362 domain-containing protein: protein MAASVWFWNLRSTLKSPTRTRLSRLLSRAGLAEVVSPGDITAVKMHFGEAGVTGHLQPLHVRPVIEAVRKIGGRPFLTDTATLYVGQRGDAVAHNLLAREHGFDPAVLGAPVIMADGLKSTHERTVPFAGEHIDQAHLAADILEADAMVVLSHVKGHVAAGFGGALKNLAMGCATRRGKMHQHCVMGPKLAAEKCVGCEQCVAICAPGALSLDADRRITLNVERCVGCGACFHACAKGALEVDWSLEHGRFIARMMEYASAVVAARGRAAMYVNFIHAVTPECDCMGFSDAPICPDIGVLASTDPVAVDQASLDLVNAAVPLYPSKLPKNLAPGDDKFLALNPKMPAGFGLAHAETHGAGSRDYVLREL, encoded by the coding sequence ATGGCCGCTTCCGTCTGGTTTTGGAATCTTCGTTCGACCCTGAAATCCCCCACGCGCACGAGGCTTTCCAGATTGCTTTCGCGCGCCGGGCTGGCCGAGGTCGTCTCGCCCGGGGACATCACGGCTGTGAAGATGCATTTCGGGGAGGCGGGCGTCACAGGCCACTTACAGCCGCTGCACGTGCGGCCCGTGATAGAGGCCGTGCGAAAAATCGGGGGCAGGCCGTTCCTCACGGACACGGCAACGCTCTATGTGGGCCAGCGGGGCGATGCCGTGGCCCATAACCTGCTTGCCCGAGAGCACGGTTTCGACCCGGCCGTGCTCGGCGCGCCCGTGATCATGGCCGACGGGCTGAAAAGCACCCACGAGCGCACCGTGCCCTTCGCGGGCGAGCACATCGACCAGGCTCATCTGGCCGCCGACATCCTGGAGGCGGACGCCATGGTGGTGCTCTCGCACGTCAAGGGCCACGTGGCGGCCGGGTTTGGCGGCGCGCTCAAGAATCTGGCCATGGGGTGCGCCACGCGGCGCGGCAAGATGCACCAGCATTGCGTCATGGGCCCCAAGCTCGCGGCGGAGAAGTGCGTGGGTTGCGAGCAGTGCGTGGCCATCTGCGCGCCGGGCGCGCTCTCCCTGGACGCCGACAGGCGCATCACCTTGAACGTCGAGCGGTGCGTGGGCTGCGGCGCGTGTTTTCACGCCTGCGCCAAAGGTGCCCTGGAGGTGGACTGGAGCCTTGAGCACGGTCGTTTCATCGCCCGGATGATGGAATACGCCTCGGCCGTGGTCGCGGCCAGGGGTCGTGCGGCCATGTACGTCAACTTCATCCACGCCGTGACTCCGGAGTGCGACTGCATGGGCTTTTCCGACGCACCCATCTGCCCGGACATCGGCGTGCTCGCCTCCACGGACCCGGTGGCCGTGGATCAGGCTAGCCTCGATCTGGTCAACGCGGCCGTACCGCTCTACCCGAGCAAGCTGCCCAAAAACCTTGCCCCTGGCGATGACAAATTCCTGGCCCTCAATCCTAAGATGCCTGCCGGTTTTGGCTTGGCCCATGCCGAGACCCATGGCGCGGGATCGCGGGATTACGTTTTGCGGGAACTATAG
- a CDS encoding class I adenylate cyclase produces MSQERSRHESAAAAIRAYVHTPPPKRLWSEVARLAEGFAEGPKEGEDAREFARSTTEAAVAVFGLGSRADDPALIDICLRSLVRMGVMGRILAIDLIEQEKLPFDDVAAILADMPDSERWLLFNRILLSPWRTSRELREFALESLTLLRDSLAVDAARLLRALATARPRAAYAVRRALLDGTLGPQLTRMAEADTAPLELLDMCQHLAALSHQGLAEKLAALAARTANPDHAHTLLRAVADLGPRPSLDITRPVARLLGHENRDLALTALETLARCAMPRLGKVTASLYAKRPSLKKGIIARLPLMPAAERRAFMDCVPARELPAVQVLCFLLLGAIDPVNMERCLSIAAHGDAPDTADEDGRDMAVGGVLDELLVLIARVPHAEPAEPQNHASPPEPAHPRDGTGRGRNAPTTTANGPLHLDMKGESPKRFTATGRHLPEPVASATTFHLADFSRATLERGRFEACVFDSCSFDHATLKDMSFIDCSFVNCALRDAALFRCDLTNCVFSLCALTGTAFSGGTMTVVKIECGSMTDALFTGMTLRTCSLRALDLSGAEMNRLKARGLELSDCHAESARLSALTLRTVDITACTFVDCAVDGLDSDDPVFGELADQTLLTRLRRSAKAFETGRLPASPGRAAMAVAFRAVDEWFKIAERKGLCRPFLAHNERRISWAKQKLGAKASEFFDILPLLLHSEFFDHAIGLYPTSPPCRVTAYQPGHSALDLARRYFPTAALPDDRTDAVPIEAIYTIGSLGTVAQSEDSDIDYWLCCALDQLAEQDVEGLHQKCEAIQDWAAQEFGLEVHFFLMDSKRVRENNFGASDSESSGTAQAAMLKEEFYRTAVHVAGKKPVWWLAPPGADQAGYDEAMHRLASGEAGGRFLDLGHVPEIPVGEFFGASLWQIAKAIKSPFKSIMKFGLLEKYVSRQGKTELLLCDRLKANLLGGHDELWRIDPYVMLFLEVAEYYADRGEAQTVELIKMSFLLKSHIAGEAFAPTIPSRAEEKSMRRFFTRGIGARKLAFTDLGIAKDWSLARMLEVGERVNAFILNTYLRVREMQNKQPQSAQANIDPHDLTKLGRKIFAVFAPRKHKIDRLGFVKTDAAMVGLLTFAAETRRGGGQAFVAQGGQMDPRTRRVETVEIKRAKDLCWLVAFIEANGLFAPGLTVKTDFTLSPVIARDVEELLQALAAFFPHAETFETNIEEGLSPERVTRALFVLNLTLPRETPRIRQVSLVYSTNWGEMFCQTVDVSDDAIITDPHAFLAAHVEQDCVEPPLMSSFVPDRAACPGIRFARRPIVPPASGSGYSSRKT; encoded by the coding sequence ATGAGCCAGGAGCGCAGTCGGCACGAGAGCGCGGCGGCGGCAATCCGCGCCTATGTGCATACCCCGCCCCCGAAACGGTTGTGGTCCGAAGTGGCCCGGCTGGCCGAGGGGTTTGCGGAGGGTCCCAAGGAAGGCGAGGACGCCAGGGAGTTCGCGCGGTCCACGACCGAGGCGGCCGTGGCGGTATTCGGACTCGGAAGCCGGGCCGACGACCCCGCCCTGATCGACATCTGCCTGCGCAGCCTGGTGCGTATGGGCGTGATGGGCCGTATTCTGGCCATCGACCTGATCGAGCAGGAAAAACTCCCCTTCGACGACGTGGCCGCCATCCTGGCGGACATGCCCGACAGTGAGCGCTGGCTGCTCTTCAACCGTATTCTTCTCTCGCCCTGGCGCACCAGCCGCGAGCTGCGCGAGTTCGCGCTCGAGTCCCTGACCTTGCTGCGCGACAGCTTGGCCGTGGACGCGGCGCGGCTGCTCAGAGCGCTCGCCACGGCCCGTCCGCGCGCAGCCTATGCCGTGCGGCGCGCTCTGCTCGACGGAACGCTCGGTCCGCAACTGACCCGCATGGCCGAGGCGGACACGGCCCCGCTCGAATTGCTCGACATGTGCCAACACCTAGCCGCGCTCTCGCACCAGGGCCTGGCCGAGAAGCTGGCCGCGCTGGCCGCGCGCACGGCCAATCCGGACCATGCGCACACGTTGCTTCGAGCCGTGGCCGACCTGGGGCCAAGGCCGAGCCTGGACATCACGCGGCCCGTGGCCCGCCTGCTCGGCCATGAGAACCGAGACCTCGCCCTCACGGCGCTCGAAACCCTTGCGCGCTGTGCCATGCCGCGCCTTGGCAAGGTCACGGCCTCGCTCTACGCGAAGCGGCCGTCCTTGAAAAAAGGGATCATCGCACGGCTGCCGCTCATGCCTGCGGCCGAGCGCCGCGCCTTCATGGACTGCGTGCCCGCCCGCGAACTGCCCGCCGTGCAGGTGCTATGCTTCCTGCTGCTGGGCGCGATCGATCCGGTAAACATGGAGCGCTGCCTGTCCATCGCGGCGCACGGCGATGCCCCGGACACGGCGGATGAGGATGGGCGAGACATGGCCGTCGGCGGCGTCCTGGACGAACTGCTCGTGCTCATCGCACGCGTGCCGCATGCCGAGCCCGCGGAGCCCCAGAACCACGCATCGCCGCCCGAGCCTGCCCATCCACGGGACGGGACCGGCAGGGGACGCAATGCCCCGACGACGACCGCGAACGGGCCGCTGCATCTGGACATGAAGGGCGAGTCGCCAAAGCGCTTCACGGCCACGGGCCGTCATCTACCTGAACCGGTCGCGAGCGCGACCACCTTCCACCTGGCCGACTTCAGCCGGGCCACGCTCGAGCGCGGCCGCTTCGAGGCCTGCGTCTTCGACTCCTGCTCCTTCGACCATGCCACGCTGAAGGATATGAGCTTCATTGACTGCAGTTTCGTGAACTGCGCGTTGCGCGACGCGGCCCTGTTCCGCTGCGACCTCACAAACTGCGTCTTCTCGCTGTGCGCGCTTACGGGCACGGCTTTTTCCGGCGGCACGATGACCGTCGTGAAGATCGAATGCGGCTCCATGACCGACGCCTTGTTCACGGGCATGACCCTTCGCACATGCAGCCTGCGCGCCCTGGACCTGAGCGGAGCGGAGATGAACCGGCTCAAAGCCCGGGGTCTGGAACTGAGCGACTGCCACGCCGAGAGCGCGCGCCTTTCGGCCCTGACGCTGCGCACTGTGGACATCACGGCCTGTACTTTCGTCGATTGCGCGGTCGATGGGCTGGACAGCGACGACCCCGTCTTCGGGGAACTCGCCGACCAGACCCTGCTTACGCGCCTTCGCCGTTCGGCGAAGGCTTTCGAGACGGGCAGGCTGCCCGCAAGCCCCGGCCGAGCGGCAATGGCCGTCGCGTTCAGGGCGGTGGACGAATGGTTCAAGATCGCCGAGCGCAAGGGGCTGTGCCGCCCCTTCTTGGCCCACAACGAACGCCGGATATCCTGGGCCAAGCAGAAGCTCGGCGCAAAGGCTTCGGAATTTTTCGACATCCTCCCCCTGCTGCTGCATTCGGAATTTTTCGACCACGCCATCGGACTTTATCCCACCTCGCCCCCGTGCCGTGTGACGGCGTACCAGCCGGGCCATTCAGCCCTGGACCTGGCGCGGCGGTACTTTCCAACGGCCGCGCTGCCCGACGACAGAACCGACGCCGTGCCCATCGAGGCCATCTACACCATCGGGAGCCTCGGCACAGTGGCCCAATCCGAGGATTCCGACATCGATTACTGGCTGTGCTGCGCCCTGGACCAACTCGCCGAGCAGGACGTGGAGGGGTTGCATCAAAAATGCGAGGCAATCCAGGACTGGGCCGCGCAGGAGTTCGGCCTGGAGGTCCACTTCTTCCTCATGGATTCCAAGAGGGTCCGGGAGAACAATTTCGGGGCCTCGGACAGCGAATCCTCAGGCACGGCGCAGGCGGCCATGCTCAAGGAGGAGTTTTACCGCACGGCCGTGCACGTGGCGGGCAAAAAACCCGTGTGGTGGCTCGCACCGCCCGGCGCGGACCAGGCGGGCTACGACGAGGCCATGCACCGCCTGGCCTCTGGAGAAGCGGGCGGACGCTTCCTCGATCTGGGCCACGTGCCGGAGATCCCGGTCGGTGAGTTCTTTGGCGCGTCCTTGTGGCAGATCGCCAAGGCCATCAAGAGCCCATTCAAGTCGATCATGAAGTTTGGCCTGCTGGAAAAGTACGTTTCCCGGCAGGGCAAGACGGAGCTTCTGCTTTGCGATCGGCTGAAGGCCAATCTGCTCGGCGGGCACGACGAACTGTGGCGCATCGACCCCTACGTGATGCTCTTCCTGGAGGTGGCTGAGTACTACGCGGATCGGGGCGAAGCCCAGACCGTGGAGCTCATCAAGATGAGTTTCCTCCTGAAATCGCACATCGCGGGCGAGGCGTTCGCGCCGACCATCCCGAGCCGGGCCGAGGAAAAGTCCATGCGCCGCTTCTTTACCCGGGGCATCGGCGCGAGGAAGCTCGCCTTCACGGATCTGGGCATCGCTAAAGACTGGTCCCTGGCGCGGATGCTGGAGGTGGGCGAGCGTGTCAACGCCTTCATCCTGAACACCTACCTGCGCGTGCGCGAGATGCAGAATAAGCAGCCCCAGAGCGCACAGGCGAACATCGACCCCCACGACCTGACCAAGCTCGGCCGCAAGATCTTCGCGGTCTTCGCGCCGCGAAAGCACAAGATAGACCGTCTGGGCTTCGTGAAGACGGATGCGGCCATGGTCGGGCTGCTCACTTTCGCCGCCGAAACGCGCCGTGGCGGGGGGCAGGCGTTCGTGGCCCAGGGCGGGCAAATGGACCCCCGCACACGGCGCGTGGAGACCGTGGAAATCAAGCGTGCCAAAGACCTGTGCTGGCTCGTGGCCTTCATCGAGGCCAACGGCCTCTTCGCTCCGGGATTGACCGTCAAAACCGATTTCACGCTCTCCCCGGTTATCGCCAGGGACGTGGAGGAACTGCTCCAGGCGCTGGCGGCGTTCTTTCCGCACGCCGAGACCTTCGAGACGAACATCGAGGAAGGGCTTTCGCCCGAACGGGTGACGCGGGCCCTGTTCGTGCTCAACCTGACCCTGCCGCGCGAAACGCCCCGCATCCGTCAGGTCTCGCTTGTCTATTCCACGAACTGGGGCGAGATGTTCTGCCAGACCGTGGACGTTTCGGACGACGCGATCATCACCGACCCGCACGCATTTTTGGCCGCGCACGTGGAACAGGACTGCGTAGAGCCGCCGCTCATGAGTTCCTTCGTGCCCGACCGCGCGGCCTGCCCGGGCATCCGCTTCGCGCGACGGCCAATCGTCCCGCCAGCCTCCGGTTCCGGCTATAGTTCCCGCAAAACGTAA
- a CDS encoding YifB family Mg chelatase-like AAA ATPase, translating to MLCTVRTAALLGIEALTVRLEVDLARQGMPAFTLVGLPDGAVREAKERVFSALKNCGYRLPPARITVNLAPADVRKEGSGYDLPLALGLLGGAEVIPAQAVAGYFLAGELSLTGELRPVPGVLPLAVRARAEGAAGLIVPAHNAAEAAVVDGLPVYGAATLADVVRHVTGEQALSPVMADVAGLWARRETHDLDFAEVKGQEHAKRAIEIAAAGNHNILLSGPPGSGKTMLAARVPTVLPPLSFDEALEVTTIYSVAGMLAPEAALIVTRPFRAPHHTISDAGLIGGGAYPRPGEVSLAHRGVLFLDELPEFKKPVLEVLRQPLEQGAVTISRAAVALSYPADFMLVAAQNPCPCGYLTDDRHPCTCTPPQVQRYRSRLSGPLLDRIDLHVEVPAVPYEDLRGLTPGTDSAAMRGRVLAAREVQAERYRGTAVRLNAELSGGLLEAHCRLGSGEHAFLERAVRTLGLSARAYVRILRLARTIADLAGEGDIAARHLAEAISYRSLDRGGGETA from the coding sequence ATGCTTTGCACCGTCCGCACCGCAGCCCTTCTGGGCATCGAGGCGCTCACCGTGCGCCTGGAGGTCGATCTGGCCAGGCAGGGCATGCCCGCCTTCACCCTCGTGGGGCTTCCCGACGGCGCGGTGCGCGAGGCCAAGGAGCGCGTCTTCTCGGCCCTGAAGAACTGCGGCTACCGGCTGCCGCCCGCGCGCATCACGGTGAACCTCGCGCCCGCGGACGTGCGCAAGGAGGGCAGCGGCTACGACCTGCCGTTGGCGCTCGGGCTGCTGGGCGGGGCCGAGGTCATCCCGGCCCAGGCCGTGGCCGGGTATTTCCTCGCGGGCGAATTGTCGCTCACGGGCGAGCTTCGGCCGGTGCCAGGCGTTTTGCCGCTGGCCGTGCGGGCGCGGGCCGAGGGCGCGGCCGGGCTCATCGTGCCCGCGCACAACGCGGCCGAGGCGGCCGTGGTGGATGGCCTGCCGGTCTACGGCGCGGCCACCCTGGCCGACGTGGTGCGCCACGTGACGGGCGAGCAGGCGCTTTCGCCGGTCATGGCCGACGTGGCCGGGCTGTGGGCCCGGCGCGAGACGCACGACCTGGATTTCGCCGAGGTCAAGGGCCAGGAGCACGCCAAGCGGGCCATCGAGATCGCGGCCGCGGGGAATCACAACATCCTGCTCTCAGGCCCGCCGGGCAGCGGCAAGACCATGCTCGCGGCGCGCGTGCCCACGGTGCTGCCGCCCCTGTCCTTCGACGAGGCCCTGGAGGTGACGACGATCTATTCCGTGGCGGGTATGCTCGCGCCGGAAGCGGCCTTGATCGTGACCAGGCCGTTTCGCGCGCCGCACCACACCATCTCGGACGCGGGGCTGATCGGCGGCGGGGCCTATCCCAGGCCGGGCGAGGTCTCGCTGGCGCACCGGGGCGTGCTCTTTCTGGACGAACTGCCCGAGTTCAAGAAGCCGGTGCTGGAGGTCCTGCGCCAGCCCCTGGAGCAGGGCGCGGTGACCATCTCGCGCGCGGCCGTGGCCCTGTCGTATCCGGCCGACTTCATGCTCGTGGCGGCGCAAAACCCCTGCCCCTGCGGCTACCTGACCGACGACCGCCACCCCTGCACCTGCACACCGCCCCAGGTGCAGCGCTACCGCTCGCGCCTTTCCGGGCCGCTTCTGGACCGCATCGACCTACACGTGGAGGTGCCTGCCGTGCCTTACGAGGATCTGCGCGGGCTCACGCCGGGCACGGATTCGGCCGCCATGCGCGGCCGGGTGCTGGCGGCGCGCGAAGTGCAGGCCGAGCGCTATCGGGGCACGGCCGTACGGCTGAACGCCGAGCTTTCGGGCGGGCTGTTGGAGGCGCACTGCCGCCTGGGCAGCGGTGAGCACGCCTTTCTCGAACGCGCGGTGCGCACGCTCGGGCTCTCGGCCAGGGCCTACGTGCGTATCCTGCGCCTGGCGCGCACCATCGCGGACCTCGCGGGCGAGGGGGACATCGCCGCCCGGCACCTGGCCGAGGCCATCAGCTACCGCAGCCTGGACAGGGGCGGCGGCGAGACCGCCTGA